From the Candidatus Acidiferrales bacterium genome, the window GGCGAGCGACTGTTTCTATTGAACCGAGGCTCACGGAGAAGATCTCCGGCTGGCGGGGGCCCCGCCGGAAATGGTGCAGGCGATCAAGAGCGATTACCGCCGGGGTTCGCTCCCTGGCCGGTTGCGCGCCATCCTCGACTACGCGGCTCAGATCGCTACCAACGTGCATCAAGTGAGCCGGCAGACCCTCGACCGCTTGCGTCAGGCCGGATTGAGCGATGAAGAGATCCTGGACACCGCCGAGATTGCTGCGCTCTTTTGCTACTACACGCGGCTGGTGGACGCGCTCGGGATTGAGCCGGAAGATTTCATGAAGAACCCGGCCCCGCTCGAAGAATAGAGCCGGGGCCACAGCGAGCGAGAGGGTGGGAGGAACGAAATCGTTCACTTTCGGGACCAGTCAAAATCCACGCGGGTGAGTTCGCCATCGTAGGGGTCACCGGGCGGTGACGGACGAAAGGTTGCCCGGGCGGCAAGACCCTTGCTCTCGCAGGCATTGAAACTGGCCGGCGGAGAACCCTGGGTGGCGATGGCGAAAAATTCAGTCGCGCTGGCGGCGCGAAGCTTCATCAGCTTGATTTTTCCGGAGCGATCTTTCCCGCGAAGGGTAAAGACCATCGGCCGGGCGCACGATACTTCCTCCACCGTGCCGCGAAAGGCGGAAAGTTTCGGTCGAGGCGCAGCGGCTCGCCGCGGCGAGCCAGCCGTTCTTGCCTTCATGGGCTCTACCGGTGGCTTCTCCTTCGCGGCGAATTCAAAGGACATTATTTCGCCATCGAAGCCGCCTTGCCGACGCTCCAAGTAGTTGACGCTGGCTGTGCGGCCAACGCTCTCGCAAATCGAGCCCTCTTCGGGACCGGAAATCATCGCGATCCGGGAAAGATCCTCCTTGAAGAAGCGGAAGCTCCGCGACTTGGCCTGCACGCTGAGGACAATGGCGGGCTGGTGTAAGTCCTGGCCGAACTTGCAGGAGACCTTGGCCACCCTCCCGCGCACAAAGCCGTACCTGGGGGGTTCGGCGGGCACAAGGGGCGGTTTCGGAGTCTCCCGCTTGATTTCCGGCAACTCGCGCGGGTAGGCCTGCTTGGCCGGCGGGCGTTTAGCACCGCCTGCCGGGGCAGCGCCCGCCTGGCTGACCAGTTCAAAGTGCGGGCTGCGAATGGCTCGCCATTCTTCCTTCGCCGGGGAGGGAGTGGCCAGCCCCGTACGGACAGGGTACGGGCCCAGCGCGGCAAGAGCGAGGAGAGGGAGCAGGCAAGCGGGCCCGCCCTTCTTCATAACCAGATCCCACTTCCTCTATAGAATTGCGGCGAAAGCCTGTCAAGCGAACCGGAACCGGGGGCGGCTTCAGGGGCGGCCGGTACGGCACGACTCCGGCAACTTCGCTCGGGAGAGTTTCCGTCTTGCCTTGACGAGCTCAGCGCTCGGAAGGTTGGGCACTCTACTGCACTCTCACCTTGAACATGCCGGCTTTTACCGCCTGATCGAGCGCTTCGGCAACTTTATCGAGACTGACCTCGCCGTAATACCATGCTCCCGCGCTCTGCGCTTCCGCCCGGACAGCCCGATAGATCTCCAGGTAGCTGCGGCGGCCATCAGCAAAGTTCAAGGCCTCAAACCGCATCAGACCGTGCAGGCCCTCCACCGGCTTGAGGTCGTCCAGCTTATGGATGTAGTCGGCGGCCGTCGCCGCCAACTCCGGAATTTTCTTCGCCATCTCCTGTTCCTTGGCGCTCGGTCCGGCCAAGTCGGGAGCAGGCGGGGGCTCGGCCCCGGCCAGAGCCTTGTAGAATTTTCCGAGATCGGCCAGCAAGCCGCTTTGCCGCGCTTCCACCCATCTCTTGAATTCGGTGATCACGCTCGAAACCTTCGGCTCAGAAGCGGAAAAGGCTCGAACCGATTCGAGCGCGAGAGCCTCCCGCCACACCGAAGTGGTCAGGAGATTCTGGGCGTCGAAATAGGCAGCCTGGCGGCGGCCGGGTGACGCGGCGATGAGGCGCATGCCGGTTTGCAGGGCGCCATCGAGCCGGCGTGCGGCTCCGGAGGCAACTTCGGAAACCAGCGCCGGAACGTCGGCCGGGCCGGCGTGGGCGAGGTAGAGCGCCACCGCCGCCACGCTCAAGGCGTTTCGCTGGAGCTGGGTTCGATCAATCTGCCAGAGATCGTCGTCGGTGGAATGGATGTATTCATCGGGCCAGTTCGTCCACGTCACGCCCGGAACGCCCACAATGGCGTCGTTGAAAACATGGTGGTCCGTCGAACCGAAGTAGGGAACGATCTCCACGCCGTAGCGCTCGCGGGTGCCGAGGCGGGCAAGGATGGCCTTGCTATAAGGCTGCTCGGTGCCGGCCTGCCCGGCAGCCAGATAGGCTGAGTTCCCCTTCGCCACCATTTGCACGATGCTTTCCACGACGTCGTTCAAGTAGCTCGGACGGGACCACGGCGTTCGGGTGACGTGCTGGATGCGGCTGCCGGCTGACTGCCGCGCTCCCACCATATCCTGATTCAAGTCCGCCAGGATGTTTCCGCGCTCTTGTGGATGCAGGGCAAAAAACTCATATTCCGCCTCAAACTCGTTGACCCACCAGAGGCGAAGGTCGCGTTGCGGCCGTTCCATCTTGCCTTCCCGGATCATCTTCATGATGGCCCGGCCGATTTCGAGCACGTTGGCGCACCCGCTGCGGTCGTCGTTCGCCGAAGTTTTTTCTTCCTGGACATGCGCCGTGAGGACAATCGCCGGCAGGTCGCGCCGCTTGCCGCGAATGTAGGCTTCCACCATGCCCTGGGTGGAGGGCTCGCGCGTTTCCGCGCGCACCGTCGCATGGAGCACCACCTTTTCCGGGCCAACCCACTTCTCGCCCTCTTGCCCCCCGCCGGGCGAGAAAGGCTGGGCCGGGCGCGGGCGCAGAAACTTCTTCAAGCTTTCGGCGGTGCGAGCCGAAATGACAAAAGCAAAGGTATTCGGCTTGTCGCCGGGCTTTTCTCTCTTCAGCCGCACCCAGCCGATTTGATCGGGATGATTGAAGGCGCGATATCCGGCGTAGTAGATGACGCCGAGAGCGCCGCGCTTCTCGACCGCCAGCTCATGAACTTTGGGAAGCGGTCCGGAGGCCAAGACGAGCTTCCCCTTGACATCCACGTTGGCGTAATCCTCATCGCGGCCGCCATCGCCCACCTCCACGAGCTCCGCCGTCACGTCCGAGGTGCGGCTATTGTCGGCGATGGAAACGGCCGCTTCCTCAAAACTTCCCAACCGGCGTTCTTCGGGGCTGACCATCCACAGCTCTCCCCCCGTCGGCCACCAACTGGGAAAGCGATAGGGCAGGGTATGAATCTGCACCTCTTCCAGGCCGTATTCCTTGGCGCGGTCGGCAATCCACTGCGCCTCCCGCCAGAAGTCGCGTGAGCCGCCGTTGGGGCTGTGGTAGAGCGTCAAGTAGCGAAGATTGTCATAGGCAATATCGCCGGAAATTTCGTTGCGCAGCATGCGGAAACGAGCCTCCGGCAGAAAAAGGCTCTCCTGTGCCACCGCCTGGGGCGGGATGGGCAACGCTCCCAACCACCAAGCCAGGGCGAGTGCGATCAAAGTGAATTTTGGCCGCATGGTTTCCTCCCCGATGAAGGCCTTTCCCAAATTAGGCCGCATCATAACAGAATGGCTATCCTACTACGGGCGGGTAATTGACTTCCTGAAAAGCGGCGTCGTAGAGTGGGAGTTGGTTATAATACGCCCGGGCCAACCAGGAGCTATTCCAGATGAGTTCACAAGGCCAACAATTTCGAGAGCGGCGACGCAGCGAGCGCGTCCTGATCCGCATCCCCATCAAGGTCTTAGGGACTGACTCGGTCGGAAAGGAAGTCAAAATAGACGCCGAAGCGGTGGTCGTCAGCCGCCACGGCGC encodes:
- a CDS encoding carboxymuconolactone decarboxylase family protein, which encodes MVQAIKSDYRRGSLPGRLRAILDYAAQIATNVHQVSRQTLDRLRQAGLSDEEILDTAEIAALFCYYTRLVDALGIEPEDFMKNPAPLEE
- a CDS encoding M28 family peptidase, with protein sequence MRPKFTLIALALAWWLGALPIPPQAVAQESLFLPEARFRMLRNEISGDIAYDNLRYLTLYHSPNGGSRDFWREAQWIADRAKEYGLEEVQIHTLPYRFPSWWPTGGELWMVSPEERRLGSFEEAAVSIADNSRTSDVTAELVEVGDGGRDEDYANVDVKGKLVLASGPLPKVHELAVEKRGALGVIYYAGYRAFNHPDQIGWVRLKREKPGDKPNTFAFVISARTAESLKKFLRPRPAQPFSPGGGQEGEKWVGPEKVVLHATVRAETREPSTQGMVEAYIRGKRRDLPAIVLTAHVQEEKTSANDDRSGCANVLEIGRAIMKMIREGKMERPQRDLRLWWVNEFEAEYEFFALHPQERGNILADLNQDMVGARQSAGSRIQHVTRTPWSRPSYLNDVVESIVQMVAKGNSAYLAAGQAGTEQPYSKAILARLGTRERYGVEIVPYFGSTDHHVFNDAIVGVPGVTWTNWPDEYIHSTDDDLWQIDRTQLQRNALSVAAVALYLAHAGPADVPALVSEVASGAARRLDGALQTGMRLIAASPGRRQAAYFDAQNLLTTSVWREALALESVRAFSASEPKVSSVITEFKRWVEARQSGLLADLGKFYKALAGAEPPPAPDLAGPSAKEQEMAKKIPELAATAADYIHKLDDLKPVEGLHGLMRFEALNFADGRRSYLEIYRAVRAEAQSAGAWYYGEVSLDKVAEALDQAVKAGMFKVRVQ